The Nicotiana tabacum cultivar K326 chromosome 14, ASM71507v2, whole genome shotgun sequence genome contains a region encoding:
- the LOC107832128 gene encoding cation-dependent phenylpropanoid and flavonoid 8-O-methyltransferase 1-like: MATAPEAGQLMALLLKVGNAKKTIEIGVFTGYSLLLTALTIPDDGKITAIDLNRDAYEMGLPVIKKAGVEHKINFIQSQALSALDELLEDQSNRGSFDFAFVDADKCSYQKYHERLLKLVKVGGIIVYDNTLWFGTVAMAEESVPEARKPDRHHIIELNKFLAADSRIQISQVPLGDGITICRVL, from the exons ATGGCAACTGCACCAGAAGCTGGCCAATTGATGGCCCTGCTTTTGAAAGTGGGAAACGCTAAGAAGACTATTGAAATTGGAGTTTTCACTGGATACTCTTTGCTGCTTACTGCGCTTACAATTCCTGATGATGGAAAG ATTACAGCTATAGACTTGAATCGGGATGCATACGAAATGGGATTGCCAGTTATCAAAAAGGCTGGAGTTGAGCACAAAATCAATTTCATACAGTCGCAGGCTTTATCAGCCCTTGATGAACTCTTGGAAGAT CAAAGCAACAGAGGAAGTTTCGACTTTGCTTTTGTCGATGCAGACAAATGTAGTTATCAAAAGTACCATGAGAGACTGTTGAAGCTAGTGAAGGTTGGTGGCATAATAGTGTATGATAATACACTCTGGTTTGGAACAGTTGCTATGGCAGAGGAGTCTGTTCCAGAAGCTCGAAAACCAGACAGGCATCACATTATCGAACTTAACAAGTTTTTAGCTGCTGATTCTCGCATTCAAATTTCTCAAGTTCCTTTGGGTGATGGAATTACCATTTGTAGGGTACTGTGA